A region from the Pseudomonas promysalinigenes genome encodes:
- a CDS encoding methyl-accepting chemotaxis protein encodes MQQVANATKAVDQGVRAVTQASEASLSSSSEQSTRTSSVVTAIQQLGAATQDIAQNAALASQRTVSARDQAESGYAVLTDTIEAIDRLTQLIGASGNSIDLLHAKTAGIGQILDVITGISQQTNLLALNAAIEAARAGEAGRGFAVVADEVRSLAHRTQESARQVQHLIEELQEEAQRSVAQMQDSQHYGKESIDIAQKAGVRLGSINTIVGEIDGINHSVAAATEEQSAVADVISSDTTELDLLNRRGVENLRETLDACARLQQQVECLRGLVSGFRL; translated from the coding sequence ATGCAGCAGGTGGCCAATGCAACGAAGGCGGTAGATCAAGGCGTGCGTGCAGTTACGCAGGCGTCGGAAGCGTCGCTCAGTAGTTCATCCGAGCAAAGCACCCGGACAAGCAGCGTTGTGACTGCAATCCAACAGCTAGGTGCTGCTACACAGGATATTGCTCAGAATGCAGCGCTTGCGTCTCAACGAACTGTCAGTGCTCGCGACCAGGCAGAGTCTGGTTATGCAGTACTGACGGACACGATCGAAGCGATTGATCGTTTGACCCAGCTGATTGGCGCCTCTGGTAACAGCATCGACTTGCTTCATGCCAAGACGGCAGGCATTGGGCAGATACTCGATGTGATCACGGGTATCTCCCAGCAGACAAATTTGCTGGCTCTCAATGCTGCAATTGAGGCTGCAAGAGCTGGTGAGGCCGGACGCGGCTTCGCTGTTGTTGCCGATGAGGTTCGCAGTCTTGCGCACCGCACACAGGAATCTGCTCGCCAGGTGCAGCACCTCATTGAGGAGTTACAGGAAGAGGCGCAGCGCTCGGTTGCACAAATGCAGGACAGTCAGCATTACGGAAAAGAAAGCATCGACATCGCGCAGAAGGCTGGCGTCCGCCTTGGGAGCATCAATACAATTGTCGGTGAGATCGATGGCATCAATCATTCAGTTGCAGCTGCGACCGAAGAGCAGAGTGCTGTGGCTGACGTGATCAGTTCCGATACGACTGAACTGGATCTACTGAACAGGAGGGGAGTCGAGAACCTGCGTGAAACACTTGATGCTTGTGCGCGGTTACAGCAGCAGGTTGAGTGCCTCCGCGGGCTTGTGTCCGGCTTCAGGCTTTGA
- a CDS encoding RidA family protein produces MGIERLHTDKRMSLVVKHQGTVYLSGEVANDFQAGIAQQTRETLQNIERLLDEAGTDKNHVLSATIYLKDIDAHFGGMNDVWDQWVPAGKGPARATVEAKMCEPGILVEISIVAALPA; encoded by the coding sequence ATGGGTATTGAACGCCTGCACACCGACAAGCGCATGAGCTTGGTGGTGAAGCACCAAGGCACCGTCTATCTGTCCGGCGAGGTTGCGAATGACTTCCAAGCAGGCATCGCGCAGCAAACCCGGGAAACGCTGCAAAATATCGAGCGACTGCTGGATGAGGCTGGGACCGACAAGAATCACGTCCTGTCCGCGACTATTTATCTGAAGGACATCGACGCTCATTTCGGCGGCATGAATGATGTCTGGGATCAATGGGTGCCTGCCGGTAAGGGCCCTGCGCGTGCAACTGTCGAAGCGAAAATGTGCGAGCCTGGCATTCTCGTGGAAATCTCGATCGTTGCAGCTTTGCCAGCCTGA
- a CDS encoding amino acid permease, which yields MQTRHLVMLAIGGTIGTGLFLASGFTVGQAGPLGAVIAYVICAVMVYCVMCCLGELAVHMPETGSFSAYTTRFVGPASGYAVAWLYWLSWATAIGSELLGAGVLMERWLPGVPVWAWAAMFGVVITVNNLSSVRAYAETEFWLSLIKVITVIVFIVVGGLAISGVISGGDPQTTGLANFTREGWFPTGFSSVGLVLLAVAFGFAGTEVIGIAAGETANPQRTIPRALNGTVLRLVLFFIGTILVICMMLPREQAGVSESPFVVVFSKIGIPYAADIMNFVIITALVSAANSGLYAAARMLWTLGDQGQLPRSFARLNRRGTPTTAILFSMVGGIAALMSSVWAAETVYLVLVSIGGFAIVAVWVSIAVCQILFRRDHIRRGGKVEDLSYRVRWYPVVPVIALISCLGACIGIGFDPEQRIALYVSLPFIALCYGGYYATQLYKNWVAAKHNTRSLSDARDTVS from the coding sequence ATGCAGACTCGTCACCTGGTCATGTTGGCCATCGGTGGCACCATCGGTACCGGGTTGTTTCTTGCTTCCGGTTTTACCGTCGGTCAAGCAGGGCCTTTAGGTGCAGTCATCGCATATGTCATTTGCGCGGTGATGGTCTATTGCGTCATGTGCTGTCTAGGTGAACTCGCCGTGCACATGCCGGAAACAGGCTCCTTCAGTGCGTACACCACACGGTTCGTAGGTCCTGCTTCGGGCTACGCGGTTGCTTGGTTGTATTGGTTGAGTTGGGCAACTGCCATTGGCTCGGAACTGCTGGGAGCAGGCGTATTGATGGAACGATGGTTGCCCGGAGTTCCCGTCTGGGCCTGGGCGGCAATGTTCGGAGTGGTGATCACGGTCAACAATCTGTCCTCGGTGAGGGCCTACGCTGAAACAGAGTTCTGGCTGTCCCTGATCAAGGTCATCACGGTAATCGTCTTCATTGTCGTAGGTGGTCTGGCGATCAGTGGCGTGATCTCCGGCGGCGACCCGCAGACGACAGGCCTGGCGAACTTCACTAGGGAAGGCTGGTTCCCAACTGGCTTCAGCTCCGTCGGGCTCGTGCTACTGGCTGTGGCATTCGGTTTTGCGGGCACCGAGGTGATCGGCATTGCTGCTGGCGAAACGGCAAACCCACAGCGCACCATCCCTCGTGCACTGAATGGAACTGTATTGAGGCTGGTGCTTTTCTTCATCGGGACCATCCTAGTCATCTGCATGATGCTACCGCGAGAGCAGGCTGGCGTATCCGAGAGCCCGTTCGTCGTGGTGTTCAGCAAAATTGGCATCCCCTACGCAGCTGACATCATGAATTTCGTAATCATCACTGCGCTTGTATCGGCTGCAAACTCTGGCCTCTACGCCGCTGCGCGCATGCTGTGGACACTCGGTGATCAAGGCCAACTGCCCCGCAGCTTTGCCCGACTGAACCGACGCGGCACTCCTACAACTGCAATTCTTTTCAGCATGGTTGGCGGAATCGCGGCACTGATGAGTAGCGTATGGGCAGCTGAGACGGTCTATCTGGTGCTGGTATCTATCGGCGGATTCGCAATCGTCGCGGTGTGGGTCAGCATCGCTGTCTGCCAAATCCTATTCCGTCGAGACCACATCCGCCGCGGGGGCAAGGTCGAAGACCTGAGTTACCGCGTGCGCTGGTACCCGGTTGTCCCTGTAATCGCCCTGATCTCTTGCTTGGGAGCATGCATCGGGATCGGCTTTGACCCTGAGCAGCGCATCGCGTTGTACGTGAGCCTGCCTTTCATTGCCCTTTGTTACGGTGGTTATTACGCCACTCAGCTGTACAAGAACTGGGTTGCAGCCAAGCACAACACACGCTCGTTGAGCGACGCCCGCGACACAGTGTCCTGA
- a CDS encoding aminotransferase, whose translation MKIKEFGVEIWMNAYETKCKYNLAETCVESITIEQLLDFAGKKETILSELLPMKMTYGAIEGSDRLRNVVASLYDNQSPENVIITHGAIGANALVHETLVEPGDHVISVGPTYQQHYSIPESYGADVSILRLREENAFLPDLEELRGMVRKNTKLIALNNPNNPTGSLMDRAMLEQIVEVARSVDAWLLCDEVYRGTDQVGNGYTVSIADLYEKGISTASMSKAYSLAGLRLGWIVGPVELIHAVSIHRDYNTISVGMLDDHFACIALENRDKILARNHALTRTNLEILDAWVADEPKVSYVKPKSGTTALLKIDADISSRDFCVRLLDAKGVMFTPGSALDIEGYVRIGYANNTEVLKEGLEKVSEFLRELR comes from the coding sequence ATGAAGATTAAAGAGTTCGGCGTAGAAATCTGGATGAACGCCTACGAAACCAAGTGCAAATACAACTTGGCCGAAACCTGCGTCGAGTCCATCACCATCGAGCAATTGCTGGATTTTGCCGGCAAGAAAGAAACCATCCTTTCTGAACTGCTTCCGATGAAAATGACTTATGGCGCAATCGAAGGCTCCGACCGTCTGCGCAACGTTGTTGCATCGCTCTACGACAACCAGTCGCCCGAGAATGTCATCATCACTCACGGGGCAATTGGCGCGAACGCTCTGGTGCATGAGACGCTGGTCGAGCCTGGCGATCATGTCATTTCGGTTGGACCTACCTACCAGCAGCACTACTCGATTCCGGAAAGCTACGGCGCCGACGTCTCGATTCTGCGCTTGCGCGAAGAAAATGCATTCCTGCCCGACTTGGAAGAACTCCGTGGCATGGTTCGCAAGAACACCAAATTGATCGCACTCAATAATCCTAACAACCCTACAGGCTCGTTGATGGATCGCGCGATGCTTGAACAGATCGTCGAGGTCGCACGTTCGGTTGACGCTTGGCTACTTTGCGATGAGGTATACCGCGGGACTGACCAAGTGGGAAATGGCTACACAGTATCCATCGCTGACCTGTACGAGAAAGGAATCAGCACCGCGAGCATGTCCAAGGCATATTCGCTCGCTGGCCTGCGCCTGGGCTGGATCGTTGGCCCCGTAGAGTTGATCCACGCCGTTTCGATTCACCGAGACTACAACACCATCAGTGTTGGCATGCTGGATGACCACTTTGCCTGCATCGCACTGGAGAACCGTGACAAGATCCTCGCTCGTAACCATGCTCTCACCCGTACGAACCTGGAGATTCTTGACGCCTGGGTTGCAGACGAGCCGAAGGTTTCATACGTCAAACCCAAGTCCGGCACCACTGCCCTGCTAAAGATCGATGCTGATATCTCTTCTCGTGATTTCTGCGTCCGCTTGCTGGATGCCAAAGGCGTGATGTTCACTCCAGGTAGTGCGCTCGATATCGAAGGCTATGTACGGATTGGGTATGCAAATAACACTGAGGTGTTGAAAGAAGGCTTGGAAAAGGTTTCTGAATTCTTGCGCGAGTTGCGCTGA
- the speB gene encoding agmatinase, whose amino-acid sequence MSKPTFSLLPTFLGVRRTDIDADYVIAGVPLDIATVNRGGAREAPSAIRRASRMLADGGHPETGFDPLNLALADAGDFNIALGEVVQSLELIEAQAHPIKHLIALGGDHGISLALLRALKKRLGKPVRIIHFDAHVDTWPDSFGQKYGHGSVFYNAIQEDLVDAHHFVQVGIRSPVQPEVLRWTLEQGVTILSAQTVHEIGTSAVVERIRQSMGTHEPVYLSFDIDALDPSYAPGTGTPEVGGLASWQVQAILRGLRGLNFVGMDMVEVAPPYDHAELTSLAAATIIWEYLCLQGPVVDTVSEQ is encoded by the coding sequence ATGAGTAAGCCAACTTTCTCCTTGTTACCCACGTTTCTTGGCGTCAGACGCACGGATATTGATGCAGACTACGTGATCGCGGGTGTGCCGCTCGATATCGCCACCGTCAATAGAGGCGGCGCCCGAGAGGCACCCTCAGCGATACGTCGCGCCAGCCGGATGCTAGCAGATGGCGGACATCCTGAAACGGGCTTCGATCCGCTGAACCTCGCTCTCGCAGACGCAGGCGATTTTAACATCGCATTGGGTGAGGTTGTTCAAAGTCTCGAACTCATCGAGGCCCAGGCACACCCAATCAAGCATTTGATTGCTCTGGGCGGAGACCATGGCATTAGTCTGGCGCTCCTCAGAGCGCTAAAAAAGAGGCTTGGCAAACCTGTACGAATAATACATTTCGATGCCCATGTTGATACTTGGCCTGACAGCTTCGGACAGAAGTACGGTCACGGCTCTGTATTCTATAATGCAATCCAAGAAGATCTGGTGGACGCTCATCATTTTGTGCAAGTTGGAATTCGCTCGCCGGTACAGCCCGAAGTACTTCGCTGGACCCTAGAGCAGGGAGTTACCATCCTCTCAGCGCAGACTGTTCACGAAATCGGTACAAGCGCTGTCGTGGAACGGATCCGCCAAAGTATGGGCACACACGAGCCTGTATATCTGAGCTTTGATATCGATGCGCTTGACCCATCGTATGCGCCAGGCACGGGCACCCCTGAGGTTGGCGGCTTGGCTTCATGGCAAGTTCAGGCGATTCTACGAGGGCTCAGAGGGTTGAACTTCGTCGGGATGGATATGGTTGAAGTAGCACCTCCCTATGATCATGCTGAACTAACTTCTTTGGCGGCGGCAACGATAATCTGGGAGTACCTATGCTTGCAAGGCCCCGTTGTCGATACAGTTTCCGAGCAATGA
- a CDS encoding PAS and helix-turn-helix domain-containing protein, whose amino-acid sequence MKLLQTEIEYGELFVHLPVAVIVAKNRIMVECNERALELFRAGREDIVDQSFAVLYPEEKDFESAGKRIEPLLARQVVFTDDRIMRRVDGTHFWVTVRGYAFNREDPYELAAWAFVDLSPSDRDNQVAASLTKRERDVAALVIGGGTSKEIGRELGISPRTVDIHRASLLKKYGVNTTADLIKKLID is encoded by the coding sequence ATGAAACTATTACAGACAGAGATCGAGTACGGTGAGCTGTTTGTTCATCTTCCCGTGGCTGTAATCGTGGCCAAGAATAGGATCATGGTTGAGTGTAATGAGCGCGCGCTAGAGCTGTTCCGGGCAGGGCGTGAGGATATCGTCGACCAGTCGTTTGCTGTGTTGTACCCAGAAGAAAAGGATTTCGAGAGCGCTGGAAAGCGAATTGAGCCACTGCTTGCCCGCCAGGTGGTTTTCACCGATGACCGCATCATGCGCCGAGTAGATGGTACGCACTTTTGGGTCACGGTCCGTGGATACGCTTTCAACCGAGAGGATCCATACGAGCTTGCAGCTTGGGCGTTCGTTGATTTGTCGCCATCTGACCGAGACAATCAGGTGGCCGCGTCACTCACGAAGAGAGAGCGGGATGTCGCAGCTCTGGTCATCGGTGGAGGAACCAGCAAGGAAATCGGGAGGGAGCTGGGAATTAGCCCCCGTACCGTCGACATTCACAGGGCAAGCCTTCTCAAAAAGTACGGTGTGAATACCACGGCCGACCTGATCAAAAAGCTGATTGACTGA
- a CDS encoding dipeptidase, translating to MSLHNDSIVVDGLVVSKWSEDVFRDMRKGGLTAANCTVSIWEDFLGTLDNIIDFKKLIDANSDLVTLVRNTAEIHEAKAKGKTGLIIGFQNSHCFEDRIEYVSVFKELGVGISQLTYNTQNLIGTGCYERDGGLSGFGHEIVAEMNRVGILVDLSHVGPLTSDEAIRASSKPVCYSHCLPSGLKEHPRNKSDEQLKFIADRGGFVGVTMFPPFLKRGIEATVDDYVEAIQYTLNVVGEDAVGIGTDFTQGYDKGFFDWITHDKGSYRKLTNFGPILNPLGIRTLGEYPNLTEAMQAAGMKDRVIQKVLGENWLRLLDDVWSV from the coding sequence ATGAGCCTGCATAACGATTCCATCGTAGTGGACGGACTGGTTGTGTCCAAATGGAGCGAAGACGTATTTAGAGACATGAGAAAAGGTGGCCTCACGGCTGCAAACTGTACCGTATCTATCTGGGAGGACTTCCTTGGTACGTTAGATAACATCATTGACTTCAAGAAACTTATAGATGCGAACTCTGACCTTGTAACACTGGTTCGAAACACAGCAGAAATCCATGAAGCCAAAGCCAAGGGAAAAACCGGGCTTATCATAGGTTTTCAGAACAGCCATTGCTTTGAGGATCGCATTGAATATGTAAGCGTATTCAAAGAGCTAGGGGTCGGGATCTCCCAGCTCACCTATAACACCCAGAACTTAATAGGGACGGGGTGTTATGAGCGTGATGGAGGCCTCTCCGGTTTCGGCCATGAGATCGTTGCGGAGATGAACCGTGTAGGGATTTTGGTAGACCTTTCACACGTCGGACCTCTTACCTCCGACGAGGCCATTCGTGCGTCTTCAAAGCCCGTCTGCTACTCGCACTGCCTTCCCTCTGGGCTCAAAGAACACCCCCGCAACAAGTCCGACGAGCAGCTGAAATTCATCGCTGACCGCGGAGGGTTCGTCGGAGTGACTATGTTCCCGCCGTTCCTGAAGCGAGGAATCGAAGCCACAGTGGATGACTACGTTGAGGCTATTCAATACACCCTAAACGTCGTTGGCGAGGATGCAGTGGGAATCGGCACTGATTTCACACAAGGCTATGACAAGGGATTTTTCGACTGGATCACTCACGACAAGGGATCCTATAGGAAGCTCACCAATTTCGGCCCGATTTTGAACCCACTGGGTATTCGCACCCTCGGCGAATATCCGAACCTAACAGAAGCCATGCAAGCAGCTGGGATGAAGGACCGGGTGATTCAAAAGGTATTGGGAGAAAACTGGCTTCGCCTTCTGGACGACGTATGGAGCGTTTGA
- a CDS encoding MFS transporter, with amino-acid sequence MYNQQPYLSERVETVTASPIDENALYRKVIWRLVPFLLICYVIAYLDRINVGFAKLQMQDALGFSDAVYGLGAGIFFVGYFLFEVPSNLLLQKIGAKKTVTRIMVCWGVVGCMMAFVTTPIQFYVLRFLLGVFEAGFFPGIVYYLGCWFPEARRGQVLGMFMVGIPVAGLLGGPVSGWAMQSLDLVAQMQGWQWLFIVEALPAIVLGVIAFLVLDDSIDKAGWLSTPEKQVLLDALSKDSKTNTNHAASLGQLLRSKKLYTLSFSYFAFICGTYAVSFWLPTMLKVGGAVTPAEIGWLSAIPYTATVAVMVLLCRHSDSSSERRWHTAVPAVFGAIALALLPAAGTNLVAVVALLTMATAGIVSTMPLFWSLASDAYSGSPNAAAAIALINSLGLIGGFASPAVMGWIKSSTGSLNSGLYLVTAVIILGAAAVLLSRK; translated from the coding sequence ATGTATAATCAACAGCCTTACTTATCAGAGCGTGTCGAAACCGTGACCGCTTCGCCAATCGACGAGAATGCGCTATATCGCAAAGTAATCTGGCGCCTGGTTCCTTTTTTACTGATTTGCTACGTCATCGCTTACCTTGACCGCATTAATGTCGGCTTCGCTAAATTGCAAATGCAAGACGCGCTCGGGTTCAGTGATGCTGTTTACGGCTTAGGTGCGGGAATATTTTTCGTCGGCTATTTCCTTTTCGAGGTCCCGAGCAATTTACTCTTGCAGAAAATCGGAGCCAAAAAGACAGTAACGAGAATTATGGTTTGTTGGGGCGTAGTAGGATGCATGATGGCATTCGTCACCACGCCAATTCAATTCTATGTTTTGCGTTTCCTGCTCGGGGTGTTCGAAGCCGGATTCTTCCCTGGCATCGTTTACTATCTTGGCTGCTGGTTCCCTGAAGCTCGCCGAGGTCAGGTTTTGGGCATGTTCATGGTGGGAATTCCTGTTGCGGGACTACTGGGTGGGCCTGTCTCGGGTTGGGCCATGCAGAGCCTCGACCTGGTGGCACAAATGCAAGGATGGCAATGGCTTTTCATCGTTGAGGCACTACCAGCCATAGTTCTAGGCGTCATTGCTTTCCTCGTACTGGACGATAGCATCGACAAGGCGGGCTGGCTGAGCACACCAGAGAAGCAGGTACTTCTGGACGCGCTATCCAAGGACTCAAAAACAAACACCAATCACGCAGCTTCGCTGGGCCAACTACTACGTAGCAAGAAACTGTACACCCTGAGCTTCTCCTACTTCGCGTTTATCTGTGGCACCTACGCAGTCAGCTTCTGGCTACCGACCATGCTGAAGGTCGGCGGAGCCGTGACACCGGCTGAAATTGGGTGGCTCTCGGCAATTCCCTATACCGCAACCGTGGCTGTGATGGTCCTTCTATGCCGACATTCGGACTCTAGTAGCGAGCGGCGCTGGCACACCGCCGTACCCGCAGTTTTCGGAGCAATCGCTTTAGCTTTGCTGCCGGCGGCTGGTACCAATCTAGTTGCAGTGGTGGCCCTCCTCACGATGGCCACCGCCGGAATCGTGTCGACTATGCCACTCTTCTGGTCCTTAGCCTCTGACGCATACTCTGGAAGCCCCAATGCAGCTGCTGCAATTGCACTCATCAACAGCCTGGGGCTGATCGGCGGATTTGCCAGCCCAGCAGTAATGGGCTGGATCAAATCCAGTACCGGCTCATTGAATAGCGGCCTTTATCTGGTAACCGCAGTCATCATCTTGGGGGCAGCTGCGGTACTGCTGTCGAGAAAATAG
- a CDS encoding NAD(P)/FAD-dependent oxidoreductase, whose protein sequence is MISIETPTYYSATKKYDLSYPTLEHDIEADVVVIGGGFSGINTALELSEQGITNIVVLEARYLGFGGTGRNGGQIMAGIGHDLEKIKSSVGDEGVREIFEISELGAGIIKDRIARYEIDADFCNGYGYMGFNARQAKTLRTWEKDFKAINQKDEIRFLSGNEVQQIIGSDAYSSALLHMGGGHVHSLNLLLGEAKALTSYGARIFEHSPALEVIYGDRIRVRTGRGSVTASKLLWACDSFLNKLEPELHAKTINTYAFQLMTEPLPDELIQRISPIRGAYSDIRPVIDYYRVTRENRLLFGAATPFMERIPGDLKAWNRNLMLKIFPYLKDVRIDLAWGGPMATSANLFPQIGTLSGRPNAFYVQGYSGFGVTPSHIVCKILAEGMNAGSSRYGLLSSIKHSQIVGKDRIRPLLLTIGKTAHQISGFFNGRR, encoded by the coding sequence ATGATCTCCATCGAAACACCCACTTACTACTCAGCCACAAAGAAATACGACCTGAGCTATCCGACTCTTGAGCACGATATCGAGGCAGATGTCGTGGTGATCGGAGGTGGTTTTTCAGGGATCAATACTGCCTTAGAGCTTTCTGAGCAGGGCATCACGAACATCGTCGTATTAGAGGCCCGATACCTAGGTTTCGGTGGTACGGGCCGTAACGGCGGGCAGATCATGGCTGGTATCGGCCATGATCTGGAAAAGATAAAAAGCAGCGTTGGAGACGAGGGGGTGCGCGAGATTTTCGAAATCAGCGAGCTTGGCGCGGGCATCATTAAAGATCGCATCGCCCGATATGAGATCGATGCCGACTTCTGTAACGGCTACGGCTACATGGGCTTCAACGCCCGCCAGGCAAAAACGCTTCGAACCTGGGAGAAAGATTTCAAGGCCATTAATCAGAAGGATGAAATCCGCTTCCTCTCCGGTAATGAGGTTCAGCAAATCATAGGCTCTGACGCCTACTCAAGCGCCCTTCTTCACATGGGCGGCGGACATGTCCACTCGTTGAATCTCCTACTCGGCGAAGCCAAGGCGCTCACAAGCTACGGGGCCAGAATCTTTGAGCACAGCCCCGCACTGGAGGTGATCTATGGCGATAGGATCAGGGTTCGTACAGGACGCGGCTCTGTCACCGCGAGCAAGCTGCTTTGGGCTTGTGACAGCTTCCTCAACAAACTAGAGCCAGAGTTGCACGCCAAGACCATCAATACGTACGCATTCCAGTTAATGACTGAGCCGCTCCCAGACGAACTGATCCAACGCATCAGCCCGATCCGCGGTGCGTACAGTGACATTCGCCCAGTGATCGACTACTACCGTGTTACGCGGGAAAACCGACTGCTGTTTGGTGCGGCGACGCCGTTCATGGAGCGGATTCCGGGGGATTTGAAGGCCTGGAATCGCAACCTGATGCTCAAAATTTTCCCTTATCTGAAAGATGTGCGAATCGACCTAGCATGGGGTGGCCCAATGGCCACCAGCGCCAACCTTTTCCCTCAGATAGGTACGCTTAGCGGCCGCCCAAACGCATTCTATGTGCAGGGTTACTCAGGTTTTGGCGTCACCCCCAGCCACATAGTCTGCAAAATTCTTGCTGAAGGGATGAATGCAGGCTCGTCCCGATACGGCCTACTCAGCTCTATAAAACATTCACAGATCGTAGGCAAGGATCGTATCCGACCTTTGCTGCTCACCATAGGCAAAACCGCTCACCAGATATCCGGCTTCTTCAACGGCCGTCGCTGA
- a CDS encoding cupin domain-containing protein produces MTLTAVQKNVDISELAPWGTVADLGSVILEGEAKAFGKMTHGEPTDAVSSAYFGLTRGKFRMTYPFNEHAVVVTGSVQLTDESTGKVTRFDVGDTWFVQKGTPVLWEVLTDTFVKHYLAVA; encoded by the coding sequence ATGACTCTCACCGCTGTACAAAAGAACGTAGATATCTCCGAGCTGGCGCCTTGGGGCACCGTTGCTGATCTCGGCTCCGTCATCTTAGAAGGTGAAGCCAAGGCATTTGGCAAGATGACCCACGGGGAGCCGACTGATGCCGTCAGCAGCGCCTATTTCGGGCTAACCCGCGGCAAATTCAGGATGACCTACCCTTTCAACGAGCATGCAGTTGTAGTCACAGGGTCAGTGCAGCTTACTGACGAGTCTACTGGCAAGGTAACTCGCTTCGATGTTGGCGACACTTGGTTCGTTCAAAAGGGCACACCGGTTCTTTGGGAGGTCCTTACCGATACCTTCGTGAAGCACTATCTCGCTGTCGCCTAA
- the feaR gene encoding transcriptional regulator FeaR: MNQHSTLNDRLQGAIGYQLWESTLAEQCGAFHPEPPRHDGIESFEGAILPAHMTVPGYAGAKIGTNCPHIHRNVRDIKRDGHDFFYIVHQVAGNATMDHCGTQSILNPGDLVLLDSSRPSDFYFSGMSEQISILIPRHKIEHIASSKISLNQKIPSTSRAGAVAGFIMNQFFNEAVESEDFDAVMDALLNLIRPSLTSSEDKSCSYNEKLLKSHFERAQRCIEAQLANFELTPEMIASELGTSKRTLHRIFAQHGLSISKYILDRRLDKCASEFESANDIQKISAVAFAWGFNDVSHFSRAFKSRFGVSPRGFRSKGQFQEISTN, translated from the coding sequence ATGAATCAACACTCGACTCTCAATGATCGCTTGCAAGGGGCTATCGGTTACCAACTGTGGGAGTCGACACTAGCTGAGCAGTGCGGGGCCTTTCATCCTGAGCCACCCCGCCACGACGGTATCGAGAGCTTCGAAGGTGCTATCCTCCCGGCGCACATGACAGTGCCCGGCTATGCAGGCGCGAAGATCGGCACCAACTGCCCCCACATTCATCGTAATGTGAGGGATATCAAGCGCGATGGACACGATTTCTTTTACATCGTGCATCAAGTAGCCGGTAATGCCACTATGGATCATTGTGGGACCCAAAGCATTCTCAACCCAGGTGATTTGGTTTTACTGGATAGCTCACGACCAAGCGACTTTTATTTTTCAGGAATGTCGGAACAAATATCGATTTTGATACCCAGGCACAAAATCGAACATATCGCTAGCTCAAAAATCTCTCTCAACCAGAAAATACCCTCAACGTCCCGGGCAGGCGCAGTCGCCGGCTTCATCATGAATCAGTTTTTTAATGAAGCAGTTGAATCTGAAGATTTTGATGCTGTAATGGATGCCTTGTTGAATCTTATTCGCCCAAGTCTGACCTCTTCCGAGGATAAGTCTTGCAGCTATAATGAAAAGCTCCTGAAATCTCATTTTGAAAGGGCTCAACGATGCATTGAGGCCCAGCTTGCTAACTTTGAACTGACGCCGGAGATGATCGCATCTGAACTGGGCACATCGAAGCGCACGCTTCATCGTATCTTTGCCCAACATGGACTCTCAATTAGCAAATATATCTTGGACAGAAGACTAGACAAGTGTGCTTCTGAATTTGAGTCAGCCAATGATATTCAGAAAATTTCAGCTGTTGCCTTCGCCTGGGGATTTAACGACGTCAGCCACTTCTCTAGAGCCTTCAAATCAAGATTTGGAGTATCTCCACGAGGCTTTAGGAGCAAGGGGCAGTTCCAAGAAATCTCTACAAACTAA